ACAGCCGCCAGATTGCCGACAACGTCGGCCTCACGAAGCCGATGCCCCGGTATGCCACCCTGCTGGTCATCTTCGCCCTCTCCTCGCTCGGGCTTCCCGGCACCAACAGTTTTGTCGGCGAGTTCATGGTGCTGGTCGGAACCTTTCTGTGGAGCAAACTCGCGGCGGCGATTGCGTCGCTGGGGATTATCCTGGCGGCCGCCTATATTCTCTGGATGGTCCAGCGGGTGGCCTTCGGGGAGCCCTTAGCCAAGTTTCTCCCCAAGCTGAAGGATCTCAATCAGCGCGAGATGCTGACGTTGATTCCGCTGGTCGTGCTGGTGTTCTGGATCGGCCTGTTTCCCAACCCGATTCTCACCCGCATGCATGCCTCAGTGACACAGGTGGTCGCCCGCGCCACCGCGCCGCCGCGTGAATCGCCCACCTCCACGGGGCGGGTCGCGCCGCTGAGCAATCCCATTCAGAAGGCCCACATGATTCAAGCGATGGAGGAAGCGGCACGGCCATGACGATCTCGGCCCACGATCTGTTCCCCATTCTGCCGGAGCTGCTGGTGATCTTCGCGGCTTGCGCCGTCCTCGCCCTGGATCCCATCACCCCTGCGTCGAAGAAGGACGGGCTGGCCTGGCTCAGTCTGGCCACCATGGCCATCTGCATGGGCCTGACCGCCGCCCGCATGAGCGATCCGACCACGGCGTTCGGCGGACTGGTCGTGGTCGATGCCTATTCCTGCTTTTGGAAACTGCTGCTGTACTTCGTCACCGGCCTGACTATTTTATTGTCCTTCCCCTATCTGAAAGAGGAGCGGATCTACTTCGGCGAGTACTATGGGTTTGTTCTGCTGGCCTTGTCCGGCATGATGGTGATGGTGTCCGGCGCCGACCTCCTGACGATCTATCTCGGCACCGAACTCATGTCGCTCTCACTCTATGTGATGGCGGGATTAAAACGAGCGGAACCCCGCTCCCTGGAAGCCTCGGCCAAATACTTTGTGCTCGGCGCGTTTTCCTCCGGCATCCTGCTGTACGGCATCTCCCTGCTCTACGGCGCAGCCGGCAGCACGCAGCTTCCGGCCATTGCCGCCGCCATCGCCGAACGAAGCTTGAACGATCCGTTGCTCTTGTTCGCGACGATTCTCCTGGCGGTCGGATTCAGCTTCAAGCTGGCCGTGGTGCCGTTCCACATGTGGACGCCGGACGTCTACCAAGGCGCCCCCACCTCCGTCACGGCCTTCATGGCCGTCGCCGCAAAAGCCGCCAGCTTCGGCGCCTTCCTGCGGGTCTTTGTGGAGGGACTCGGCGGAGTCAAAGCCAACTGGTCCGCGATCTTCCTGCTGCTCTGCATCGGCACATTGATATTGGGCAATATCGTTGCCCTTGTCCAAACGAACATTAAGCGGATGCTGGCCTACTCCAGCATCGCCCACGCCGGCTATGCCTTGATCGGCATCGTGGCGGCCGGGCGGCTCGAAGCCGCCGATTCGACCTCGGCCATTGCCAGTGTGATGCTCTACATCGCCCTCTACGCCTTCATGACCTTCGGCGCCTTTGCCATTGTCGCCATGTTGCGCAAGGGCGGCCAGGAGGGGGAAGAGATCGAAGACTACAGCGGCCTCGCGAAGCGCCATCCCCTCGCCGCCCTGTTCATGCTGATCTTCATGGTCTCACTGGCCGGCATTCCCCCGACGGCGGGATTCATCGGCAAGTTCTATGTCTTCATGGCGGCGGTCCAGGCGGGCATGTCCTGGCTGGCAATCCTCGCCTTGGTCTTCGCCGCCATTTCCGCCTATTACTATCTGCGCCTCGTCATGGTGATGTACATGCGGGAGCCGGGTGAGGTCACCGCCACGTCGCCGCGCTTCGTGCCGTCGCCGGCCTTGTCCATTGTCCTGGCCTGCGCCATTGCCGGTGTGCTCTTCTTCGGCCTGTATCCCAATCCCATTGTGAACCTGGCCACCCAGGCCGCGCTGACCCTGAAGTAACGCTCCGTCTTTGTTGAAACAGGTGCGCCGCCGCCCCGCTCATGCTAGGCTCGCACCTGTCGGCTTGCACCGAACGCAGCCACCCCTAAAGGGTCCTGAACGATGCTGCCAGCCCTGCGCTTCCTCCTCGACGTGGTCAAAGCCTTTCGACGGCATGGCTGTGCCAGCCTGGCGGCCTCGCTGGCGTTCTTCTCCCTGCTCTCGCTGTTTCCGCTCGTCTTCCTGCTGCTGTACGGCATCAGCTTCCTCGTCAGTCAGGATGTGATCGGAGAGCAATTCCTCCTCAGCTTCCTCAAGGGCTTCCTCCCTTCGCTGGGTGAACGGCTGGCCGATGAGCTGCACCGCATCAGCGTGCTGGAGAGCGTGCGCTGGGCTGTCTTTCTGTCCTTCGCCTGGTTCGGCGCGCTCGTGTTCTATGAACTGGATTATGCGTTGAATGTCGTCTTCGAAAGCACCTGGCGGCGCCACCCGCTGATCTCCACGGCGATTTCCGTCGCCTCCTTGGGCGCCACGGGATTGCTGCTCATCATTTCCTACGTTGCCACTCAGATCATCAACTTCTTGACCAGCTATGTCCCGCAACTCTGGGGGCTGGATCTCGTGGCATTGGCCGCCCACGAATTCCTGCTGACCTACACCGTCCCCTTCGGCTTGGCCTTTGTGGCAGTCAGCAGCCTCTACCGCTACGTGCCGCGCCGCCGGCCGGCTTGGCGGGAAGCCATGATCGGAGGGCTGACTTTCGGTCTCCTCTGGGTCGCCGCCAAACTCCTCTTCGTCACCTACAGTGGCTATGCCACCGTCTACGTGCGCCTCTATGGCTCGCTCCTGGAAATCGTGTTGATGCTCCTGTGGGTCTACTATTCGGCCAGCTTGCTCTTGTTCGGCGCCGTCGTCACCCACAAGCTCCAGCAGCACGCCCAGGCCATGACACCTCCATCGGCACCATCCGCCGCCTAGCCTGTGCCCCTCCCTCACGGCTCGGGCCGATCCCCTTGCCAGAGCCATGTTGAGCCCGTGCAACTTCCGGGCTTTTTGTAGTCCAATCCCCCCTTCCCCGATACAATGGCTTCCGGCGGAAACGGAGGTCTTCATGTCCGAAGATTTCGGCAAAGAGATGTTGATGTTGGGCGGCACGATCGCGGGCTTTGTCGCGGCCATGCTGACCGTGCTGGAAAAGCTCCTCGACCTCCAGCATCGCCTCCGATCAGGAAAAGAAGGAACGAACGCCGCACAACCGGAGCGAGCCTCCCCTGCCGCTACATCGACGATCGACTTCTTTTCCTCCAAGCCACTCCGCGGATCGTCCTATTTGCTGCTCTATGAAACGGGCGTCATCATGGCCGCCGGAGTGTTGCTCAACTATGTCGGGCTGACCCTCAGCCGCCATATGGAAAGCATCCTGTTTCTTGATATGACCGGCACGGCGCTGGTGGCATTCCTCCTGGGCCCCTGGTGGGGCGCCATCGCCGCCTTATTGTCCAATTCCGTCGTGAACTGGCTCCTCTATCCGGAGGTCGGCGCCGATGTCGTGATCTTCCCCTGGTCGCTCGTCAATATGACCGGCGCGCTCTTCTGGGGCGTTCTGGCGAGACAACCGGGCTTTCAGAAATATGTGCGGACGGCCAAGAGCTCTGCCCTGGCTCACACCTGGTTCCTGCTCAGCTTCGGGGTTGTCGGCGCAGTGGTTATGAGCATCCCCGGCACGCTGGTGCAAGCCGCACTGAACGAGCGCACCACGTTTGCGCTCAACCCCGACGTCGCCGAGTCATTGAGCGCCCGCGTGACGCAGTGGGAAAGCACCGTGCGGGTGGCGCTGGAATCGATCCTGGGCCTGCAATGGGGGGAGAATCTCAGTTGGGCGGTCGTCAACTGGTTCCAGAACTGCGTGCGCTACATTCCGGACAAGACCATGAGCGCGGCGATTGCCCTCGTCGTTCTGAAGTACGGCTATCCGCTATTTGAACAGGAATTGATCCACGGCGGGCCCGAGGGAGCACGCCCGAGCGACGAACGGATGCTTCCGTTAGCGCTGGGACTCCTCTATGCCCCCTCCTACGCCACGCTGATCAGCAGCGACGGCTATGCAGGCATGGTCTATTGGCCGCTGTGGTCGCTGCCCTGGCTGTTCATCGTGATCGGATATGTCTCGCTCAGCTACTGGGGACAACCGGACGATGCGATGCGGGAGGCGCGCCTCCAACGGGCCGCGCGCTATGCCCGCGCACTGAAACCCATCGGGAAAGAACCCTCCTATGAATTCTGCCGCCGGCTCACCTTCGTGACGCTGGTCGCCAGCCTCATCTTTGCCCTCTGCCTGCCCATCCTCTTGATGGACTTCTACCGTGTGACCTTCAAATTCTTCTGCGTGGTCTACGGCTTCCTGCTCGTCGTCCATCTCATCCGTGTCGCCATCGCGCAGAATATTTCCGTCGCACGAGCCGAGTGAGCAGCGACGCGCCATCCGCCTCTCGCCGTTTGCGAGATACGTTTTACGCCTTGTGCAGTTGCAGATAATGCAGGAT
The nucleotide sequence above comes from Nitrospira sp.. Encoded proteins:
- a CDS encoding NADH-quinone oxidoreductase subunit N, whose translation is MTISAHDLFPILPELLVIFAACAVLALDPITPASKKDGLAWLSLATMAICMGLTAARMSDPTTAFGGLVVVDAYSCFWKLLLYFVTGLTILLSFPYLKEERIYFGEYYGFVLLALSGMMVMVSGADLLTIYLGTELMSLSLYVMAGLKRAEPRSLEASAKYFVLGAFSSGILLYGISLLYGAAGSTQLPAIAAAIAERSLNDPLLLFATILLAVGFSFKLAVVPFHMWTPDVYQGAPTSVTAFMAVAAKAASFGAFLRVFVEGLGGVKANWSAIFLLLCIGTLILGNIVALVQTNIKRMLAYSSIAHAGYALIGIVAAGRLEAADSTSAIASVMLYIALYAFMTFGAFAIVAMLRKGGQEGEEIEDYSGLAKRHPLAALFMLIFMVSLAGIPPTAGFIGKFYVFMAAVQAGMSWLAILALVFAAISAYYYLRLVMVMYMREPGEVTATSPRFVPSPALSIVLACAIAGVLFFGLYPNPIVNLATQAALTLK
- a CDS encoding YihY/virulence factor BrkB family protein; the protein is MLPALRFLLDVVKAFRRHGCASLAASLAFFSLLSLFPLVFLLLYGISFLVSQDVIGEQFLLSFLKGFLPSLGERLADELHRISVLESVRWAVFLSFAWFGALVFYELDYALNVVFESTWRRHPLISTAISVASLGATGLLLIISYVATQIINFLTSYVPQLWGLDLVALAAHEFLLTYTVPFGLAFVAVSSLYRYVPRRRPAWREAMIGGLTFGLLWVAAKLLFVTYSGYATVYVRLYGSLLEIVLMLLWVYYSASLLLFGAVVTHKLQQHAQAMTPPSAPSAA